Proteins encoded within one genomic window of Nitrospina gracilis 3/211:
- a CDS encoding Rne/Rng family ribonuclease translates to MSKKKKLLINAEHPEECRAVIIEDGTIQEYIVEHSSRELLKGNVYLGVITRVEPAIEACFVDFGGKKYGFLPFKDVLRESYLQTGERKSKTRIQDVLIRGQKLLVQVVKESRDAKGPSLTNAVTIPGRFLVLMCSKETSGISRKIEDESERKKMKEVLSDLQLPEDMGVILRTAGMGRTKLELQKDLQMLMKIWEGIQEKLQDPESKAPCLLYKVPDMVVRTVRDHFTNDTSEIIVDNAESYKAVKEFMRLVMPRMRNRIKYSQETKPIFSQYKIEEQIENIYKKRVDLPSGGSLVFDVGEAMVAIDVNSGKTTSSSDLEDTATRTNMEAAEEIGRQLRLRDLGGLIVIDFIDMFSKKNKSNVEKEIKKSCKSDKARINISRISRFGLLEMSRQRLSSPVKEGNFEQCSLCQGTGFTRTESSLSLSVLRKVREILADGNVKVLAVEVSSAVASYLLNHKTKYLQELQDKTQCLIQFTAKDRLAYENFSYTVLERKREEERQMENRTRGVEFRTATPETAPVRTDTRKESRPESRSDEGGDRDRRGRGRRPSGRGRSARSGDSRSGSRNRSNRTPNEERQETAPDAVVDTPFPGNGRDEPQGSGFEVPPMVTGDPVLPVEEASPAVEKDSEDTSSKAESPGEDKPASRGSRSGRSRDGRRNPNRRRGGSRTRTPRKTVEKTESAEGGDGGESSPQPVENVSRLHEVVLDPPYKADDRGGDEPKPIRDDLASGL, encoded by the coding sequence ATGTCCAAAAAGAAAAAACTGTTAATCAATGCGGAACACCCCGAAGAATGCCGCGCCGTAATCATCGAAGATGGAACAATCCAGGAATACATAGTAGAACACTCCTCCCGGGAGCTCCTGAAAGGGAACGTCTATCTGGGCGTCATCACCCGGGTGGAACCCGCCATCGAGGCCTGCTTTGTTGATTTTGGTGGTAAAAAATACGGCTTCCTCCCATTCAAAGATGTTCTGAGAGAATCGTACCTTCAAACAGGGGAAAGGAAATCAAAAACCAGGATCCAGGATGTTCTCATCCGTGGGCAGAAACTCCTGGTGCAGGTGGTTAAAGAAAGCCGAGACGCCAAAGGACCTTCCCTGACCAACGCGGTCACCATTCCGGGCCGGTTTCTGGTGCTCATGTGCTCCAAGGAAACCAGCGGAATCTCCCGGAAAATCGAGGATGAATCCGAGCGTAAGAAAATGAAGGAGGTGCTTTCGGATCTCCAATTGCCAGAGGATATGGGCGTGATCCTGCGTACTGCCGGCATGGGGCGCACCAAGCTGGAATTGCAAAAAGACCTTCAGATGCTCATGAAGATCTGGGAGGGAATTCAGGAAAAGCTTCAAGATCCCGAATCCAAGGCTCCGTGCCTGCTCTACAAGGTGCCGGATATGGTGGTGCGCACCGTTCGCGACCATTTCACCAACGACACCTCTGAGATCATTGTGGACAACGCGGAATCCTACAAAGCGGTGAAGGAGTTCATGCGCCTGGTAATGCCGCGGATGCGCAACCGGATCAAGTATTCCCAGGAAACCAAACCCATTTTTTCCCAGTACAAGATCGAAGAGCAGATCGAAAACATTTACAAAAAACGTGTCGATCTGCCTTCCGGCGGGTCGCTGGTATTCGATGTCGGAGAAGCCATGGTGGCGATCGACGTCAACTCCGGCAAAACCACAAGCTCCAGTGACTTGGAAGACACCGCCACACGCACAAATATGGAGGCGGCGGAAGAAATCGGGCGTCAGTTGCGCCTGCGCGATCTGGGCGGTTTGATCGTCATCGATTTCATCGACATGTTCTCCAAGAAGAACAAGAGCAACGTCGAAAAAGAAATCAAGAAAAGCTGTAAATCGGATAAGGCCCGCATCAATATCTCACGCATCTCGCGGTTCGGCCTGCTGGAAATGTCTCGTCAGCGCTTGTCCTCGCCGGTCAAGGAAGGGAACTTCGAGCAATGCAGTCTTTGTCAGGGCACCGGTTTCACACGTACTGAAAGTTCGTTGTCGCTGAGCGTTCTACGAAAAGTTCGGGAAATTCTGGCGGATGGCAACGTAAAGGTTCTGGCCGTGGAGGTTTCCTCCGCAGTAGCCAGTTACCTTTTGAATCATAAGACAAAGTACCTGCAGGAGTTGCAGGACAAAACCCAATGCCTCATTCAGTTCACGGCGAAGGACCGCCTGGCGTACGAAAACTTCTCCTACACCGTTCTGGAACGCAAGCGCGAAGAAGAACGGCAAATGGAAAATCGAACTCGTGGCGTTGAGTTCCGGACTGCGACACCGGAGACGGCCCCCGTACGGACCGACACCCGAAAAGAGTCGCGCCCGGAATCCCGTTCTGATGAGGGTGGAGACCGGGATCGACGTGGCCGGGGACGTCGCCCCTCCGGCCGTGGGCGTTCCGCCCGGTCAGGAGATTCGCGCAGCGGTTCCCGCAATCGTTCGAACCGGACACCAAACGAAGAAAGACAGGAGACTGCTCCCGATGCGGTGGTGGACACACCCTTTCCTGGAAACGGAAGGGATGAGCCTCAGGGCTCCGGTTTTGAAGTTCCACCTATGGTGACAGGCGATCCGGTTTTGCCAGTTGAGGAGGCATCTCCCGCCGTTGAAAAAGATAGCGAGGATACTTCTTCGAAGGCCGAAAGCCCAGGAGAGGACAAGCCCGCTTCCCGGGGAAGCAGGTCCGGCCGTTCCCGCGACGGGCGACGCAACCCGAATCGCAGGCGCGGCGGCAGCCGAACGCGCACCCCCCGTAAAACGGTGGAAAAAACGGAAAGTGCGGAAGGTGGAGATGGTGGGGAGTCTTCTCCGCAACCGGTGGAAAATGTTTCCCGGTTGCATGAAGTGGTGCTCGACCCTCCGTACAAGGCCGATGACCGGGGAGGGGACGAGCCAAAACCCATACGAGATGATCTGGCTTCCGGGCTTTAG
- a CDS encoding formylglycine-generating enzyme family protein: MVLIPAGEFQLGMPVSDNIPAFMSDRTSSANAQPMQNMHLDAFYIDRFEVTYADFLAFKPSARYAEGRANHPVRGISWHEADAYCLWSGKRLPTEFEWEKAARGEDGRLFVWGNELDKSKANFGKTPQPVGSVKGDVSVYGVQDMNGNVSEWTASWYQPYPKSWHKDANFGENFKVIRGGAYNKREHGFMEQFAMVPYRNVAPPTMRTWNTGFRCAQSVGKTESGNPG; the protein is encoded by the coding sequence ATGGTCTTGATTCCGGCAGGCGAGTTTCAGCTCGGAATGCCAGTCTCCGACAACATACCCGCGTTCATGTCCGACCGGACATCCAGCGCCAACGCCCAGCCCATGCAAAACATGCATTTGGATGCATTTTACATCGACCGGTTTGAAGTCACCTACGCTGATTTCCTGGCATTCAAACCTTCCGCCCGTTACGCGGAAGGACGGGCCAACCATCCTGTACGCGGTATCAGCTGGCACGAGGCAGACGCCTATTGCCTGTGGTCGGGCAAGCGTCTGCCGACGGAGTTTGAATGGGAAAAGGCCGCACGTGGCGAGGATGGCCGGTTATTCGTCTGGGGGAATGAGTTGGACAAAAGCAAAGCCAATTTCGGAAAAACGCCCCAGCCGGTTGGCAGTGTGAAAGGCGATGTCAGCGTCTACGGCGTGCAGGATATGAACGGAAATGTTTCGGAATGGACCGCCAGCTGGTACCAGCCCTACCCCAAATCCTGGCACAAAGATGCCAACTTTGGGGAGAATTTCAAGGTGATTCGCGGCGGTGCCTACAACAAGCGCGAGCACGGATTCATGGAGCAGTTCGCCATGGTTCCTTACAGAAACGTGGCGCCCCCAACCATGCGCACCTGGAACACAGGGTTCCGTTGTGCGCAATCGGTTGGAAAGACGGAATCCGGCAATCCGGGCTAA
- a CDS encoding HmuY family protein has product MNSTAKTFLVLLGATVFFNLMFYYLSSNIEDFENLPLPPKKVDRYKTDNPLIKVDAQSRDTWALLDFSTGKIHRVEDMEKDTHRLQKLDWDLAFQRTKIVTNGGVTNPQGPVQVKNLGQVEFDQVQDVPATRTDFKKDDRGWGGSIVNKALVDWYIYRTRTHNVESKKDVYLIDTGDGFVKMKIINYYCERPESDCKSMMCTRDEAACLTLEYRYVPKGEHLFPTNPIDHPQTAQVSH; this is encoded by the coding sequence ATGAACAGCACAGCAAAAACCTTCCTCGTCCTTCTGGGCGCCACGGTTTTTTTCAACCTGATGTTTTACTACCTGTCCTCCAATATCGAGGACTTTGAAAACTTGCCACTCCCTCCCAAAAAGGTGGACCGGTACAAAACCGACAACCCCCTGATCAAGGTGGACGCGCAATCACGGGATACGTGGGCCCTGCTCGACTTTTCAACGGGTAAAATCCATCGCGTTGAGGACATGGAAAAAGACACCCACCGCCTGCAAAAGCTGGACTGGGACCTGGCGTTCCAGCGGACCAAGATAGTGACCAACGGGGGGGTCACCAATCCACAAGGGCCGGTTCAGGTGAAAAACCTGGGTCAGGTTGAATTTGATCAGGTGCAAGATGTCCCCGCAACCCGGACCGATTTCAAAAAGGATGACCGGGGCTGGGGAGGCAGTATCGTCAACAAGGCACTGGTTGACTGGTACATTTACCGCACCCGCACACACAATGTGGAATCCAAAAAGGATGTCTACCTGATCGATACCGGGGACGGGTTCGTGAAAATGAAGATCATCAATTATTATTGCGAACGTCCGGAATCCGATTGTAAATCCATGATGTGCACGCGTGACGAGGCCGCCTGCCTGACGCTGGAATACCGTTACGTTCCAAAAGGGGAACACCTCTTCCCCACCAACCCGATCGACCACCCGCAAACAGCCCAGGTCAGCCATTGA
- the ftsE gene encoding cell division ATP-binding protein FtsE translates to MIQLYNVYKTYEGNTPALFDISMIIKKGAFVFLSGPSGAGKSTLLKILFRWEKHDHGQVLVNGMNIGKFKESMLYLLRRNIGVVFQDYKLLPGKTIFENVAFALEITSNQPRRLIRSRAWEALKNVGLSHRKDAYPLQLSGGEQQRVAIARALVTEPKILLADEPTGNLDPDISQEILKLFEKANRVGTTVVFATHNQDMLASGNHSVITLNRGRIVDTRVLT, encoded by the coding sequence ATGATTCAACTGTACAACGTTTACAAAACCTACGAAGGCAACACGCCCGCCCTGTTCGACATTTCCATGATTATCAAGAAGGGCGCCTTTGTATTTTTGAGCGGACCCAGCGGCGCCGGGAAATCCACTCTTCTTAAAATACTTTTTCGGTGGGAGAAACATGACCATGGGCAGGTTCTGGTCAACGGGATGAACATCGGTAAATTCAAGGAAAGCATGCTTTACCTTCTGCGCCGGAATATCGGCGTGGTGTTTCAGGACTACAAACTGCTCCCTGGGAAAACCATTTTTGAGAACGTCGCATTCGCGTTGGAAATCACCAGCAACCAGCCCCGGCGGTTGATTCGTTCCAGGGCATGGGAAGCACTCAAGAATGTCGGCCTGTCGCACCGGAAAGATGCCTATCCCCTGCAATTGTCCGGTGGCGAGCAGCAACGGGTGGCCATCGCACGGGCCCTGGTAACCGAACCAAAGATTCTTCTCGCCGATGAGCCGACCGGGAATCTCGACCCGGATATCTCGCAGGAAATCCTCAAACTGTTCGAGAAGGCAAACCGGGTGGGAACGACTGTGGTGTTCGCCACCCACAACCAGGACATGCTGGCCAGCGGCAACCATTCGGTTATTACATTGAACCGGGGTCGCATTGTGGACACACGGGTGCTCACGTGA
- a CDS encoding cell division protein FtsX — translation MQLIVYLEDDIGSESRTRLENFIQASSDVKHFKYVSRDEAWTNFKRMFSDHSEFLGQMDLNPLPASFNIQFHALDRQFSAIKLFAERVRIKDGVESVEYGEKWIGRFETFMIFMKVFLFALGALLSIGALLIISNTIKLSIFARREEIELMLLIGATPRFIKFPYLLEGALHGLLGAALSLALVKGLQIFLTLNFQGSLEVITRGMEFHFLSPQFVGSIFVCSLFLGWTGSYLSVNQFLKMFRSR, via the coding sequence GTGCAATTGATCGTGTACCTGGAGGACGACATTGGGTCGGAGTCCAGAACGAGGCTGGAAAATTTCATTCAGGCAAGCTCGGACGTAAAGCATTTTAAATACGTGTCCCGGGATGAGGCGTGGACAAATTTCAAGAGGATGTTTTCAGATCATTCCGAATTTTTGGGGCAGATGGACCTGAATCCCTTGCCCGCGTCATTCAATATTCAGTTCCATGCCCTGGATCGGCAGTTTTCGGCGATCAAATTATTTGCCGAACGAGTTCGTATCAAGGATGGGGTGGAGTCCGTCGAATACGGAGAAAAATGGATTGGCCGGTTCGAGACATTTATGATTTTCATGAAAGTATTTTTATTTGCACTTGGCGCCTTGTTGAGCATCGGCGCCCTCCTGATCATATCCAACACCATCAAGCTTTCCATTTTTGCCCGCCGGGAAGAAATTGAGCTCATGCTTTTGATTGGAGCGACACCGCGTTTTATCAAGTTTCCTTATTTGCTGGAAGGAGCCTTGCATGGCCTCCTGGGTGCTGCCCTGTCCCTGGCCCTGGTTAAGGGCCTGCAGATCTTTTTGACACTGAATTTTCAGGGTTCGCTGGAAGTCATAACCCGAGGAATGGAATTTCATTTCTTGTCACCGCAATTTGTAGGCAGCATTTTTGTGTGTAGCTTATTCCTCGGTTGGACAGGCAGCTACCTTTCAGTAAACCAGTTCCTCAAAATGTTCCGAAGTCGATGA
- a CDS encoding murein hydrolase activator EnvC family protein: MTVLVSGMAGPAFSKEKASSQVEHLLEQEKGELEALRKKIEKQDRELSRIGKEETRILKTLRHLEDRKKLRERELQIYQYNIHVNEKRVGEAKEAIARHKKRLGQYKLVLRDRLRQIYKNGDMYLVKILFSSVTFNQLLTRLKYMENVMAYDAVIFQDYMEQMEKLQAETEKLEKSQISLVRYEEEALEKKRQLEEEAAYKSQFLKNVKTKKIYAMQTRKELIKASEGLNQLIGRLEEKLILKQGLSLEDMKGRLQYPVKGKRLNRFGKKWDDRFDTYIVYNGVNLGVKAGTSVKAIFYGKVLYTGFLEGYGNLVILGHGNSYHSLYGHLNSIQVKKGEVVEEGKVIGLSGNTGSLVGDALYFELRHKGKPIKPSPWFQVAGK; encoded by the coding sequence ATGACCGTGTTGGTCAGCGGAATGGCCGGTCCTGCGTTTTCGAAAGAAAAAGCCTCCAGCCAGGTAGAACATCTTCTGGAGCAGGAAAAGGGGGAACTGGAAGCCCTTCGGAAAAAAATTGAAAAACAGGATCGGGAATTATCCAGAATAGGTAAAGAAGAGACCCGCATCCTGAAAACCCTTCGCCACCTTGAGGATCGGAAGAAACTGCGCGAAAGGGAGTTGCAAATTTACCAATACAATATCCATGTCAATGAAAAACGGGTTGGTGAAGCGAAGGAGGCCATTGCGAGGCACAAGAAACGCCTTGGGCAATACAAGTTGGTGCTGAGGGACCGTCTTCGACAGATTTACAAGAACGGGGATATGTACCTGGTCAAGATTTTGTTCTCTTCAGTCACGTTCAACCAGCTCCTCACCCGTCTCAAGTACATGGAGAATGTCATGGCTTACGACGCCGTGATCTTTCAGGATTACATGGAGCAAATGGAAAAACTCCAGGCGGAAACCGAAAAACTGGAAAAAAGCCAGATCTCGTTGGTTCGATATGAAGAGGAGGCGCTGGAGAAAAAACGCCAATTAGAAGAAGAGGCCGCTTACAAGTCCCAATTCCTCAAGAACGTTAAAACCAAAAAAATCTATGCCATGCAAACCCGCAAGGAGCTGATCAAGGCCTCGGAAGGATTGAACCAACTGATCGGTCGGCTTGAAGAAAAACTGATTCTCAAACAGGGTCTGAGCCTGGAAGACATGAAGGGACGTCTTCAATACCCGGTAAAGGGCAAAAGGCTGAATCGATTCGGCAAAAAATGGGACGACCGGTTCGACACCTACATTGTGTATAACGGGGTCAATCTGGGTGTGAAGGCGGGGACCAGTGTTAAAGCCATTTTTTACGGCAAAGTTCTGTACACCGGTTTTTTGGAAGGCTACGGCAACCTTGTTATTCTGGGCCACGGCAACAGCTACCATTCGCTTTACGGACACCTGAACTCCATCCAGGTCAAGAAAGGAGAAGTTGTGGAAGAGGGGAAAGTGATTGGCCTGTCCGGGAATACCGGCTCGCTGGTGGGTGATGCCCTGTACTTTGAATTGCGCCATAAAGGCAAGCCCATCAAACCTTCTCCCTGGTTTCAAGTTGCCGGAAAGTAA
- a CDS encoding S41 family peptidase: MKAGAVLMLAGTLTLSGGFVPVNPAWAAETEVSEEHFSNPGSYDKLKVFSEILALLESNYVEPVDPQQLIEGAIQGMLKTLDPHTSYLPPDSFKQMKVETSGKFGGLGIEITVRNGILTVVSPIEGTPADKAGIKAGDKIIRIEDEPTLDLSLTDAVNLLRGERGSDVNITIFRKGMEKPKVVTITRDIIKVQSVKKRVYYENIGYIKIRNFTKTTSQDLDRFLNEFEERRVQKLILDLRGNPGGLLNQAVEVTDRFLDKENLIVYTQGRSDEQNMRFTTHENRKHFQYPMIILVNGGSASASEIVAGALQDMGRAVILGTQTFGKGSVQTIIPLSDGSALRLTTARYYTPSGKVIQENGITPDIIIEDEPLENEKSGEKTEAEKEKDEIRRFLREKDLKQHLKGKKSIEGADNEPTEAEKEAKEERLAALEDLEDDIQLREAVSLLQGWSVMNKIFKSENTN, from the coding sequence ATGAAAGCGGGTGCTGTCCTCATGCTGGCCGGGACCCTCACCCTGAGCGGCGGATTTGTTCCCGTAAATCCAGCGTGGGCCGCGGAAACGGAAGTCAGTGAAGAACACTTTTCCAATCCCGGAAGTTACGACAAGCTGAAAGTGTTTTCTGAAATTTTGGCCCTTCTCGAATCCAATTATGTTGAGCCCGTGGATCCCCAGCAATTGATTGAGGGTGCCATCCAGGGGATGCTGAAAACACTGGACCCGCACACATCCTATCTCCCACCGGATTCTTTCAAGCAGATGAAGGTTGAAACTTCCGGTAAATTCGGTGGCCTTGGTATCGAGATTACTGTGCGCAACGGCATTCTCACTGTCGTGTCCCCTATCGAAGGCACGCCTGCGGACAAGGCAGGTATCAAGGCCGGGGACAAGATCATCAGGATTGAAGACGAGCCGACTCTCGATCTCAGCCTGACCGACGCCGTCAATTTGCTTCGCGGCGAGCGCGGGTCCGATGTCAACATCACCATTTTCCGCAAAGGCATGGAAAAGCCAAAGGTGGTGACCATCACCCGGGACATCATCAAGGTCCAAAGTGTCAAGAAGCGGGTGTATTACGAAAACATCGGCTACATAAAAATCCGCAATTTCACCAAAACTACCAGTCAGGACCTGGACCGTTTCCTCAACGAATTCGAGGAACGGCGGGTTCAGAAACTGATTCTTGATCTGCGGGGGAATCCGGGAGGCTTGCTCAACCAGGCGGTGGAGGTTACGGACCGGTTCCTCGACAAAGAAAATCTCATTGTGTACACACAGGGACGGAGCGACGAACAGAACATGCGCTTCACCACGCATGAGAACCGCAAACATTTCCAATACCCAATGATCATCCTCGTCAATGGGGGAAGCGCCAGTGCGTCTGAAATCGTTGCCGGTGCGTTGCAGGATATGGGGCGTGCCGTCATCCTGGGTACGCAAACGTTCGGCAAAGGGTCGGTCCAGACCATCATTCCCTTGAGCGACGGCTCCGCTCTTCGCCTCACCACGGCTCGCTACTATACCCCGAGCGGCAAGGTGATCCAGGAAAACGGTATCACCCCGGATATCATTATTGAAGATGAGCCTCTGGAAAATGAAAAGTCAGGAGAAAAAACCGAAGCCGAAAAGGAAAAAGATGAAATTCGTAGATTCCTTCGGGAAAAAGACCTCAAGCAACACCTGAAGGGCAAGAAAAGCATTGAAGGCGCCGATAATGAACCGACAGAAGCCGAAAAAGAGGCTAAAGAAGAGCGGCTTGCGGCGTTGGAAGATTTGGAAGACGACATTCAGTTGCGGGAAGCGGTTTCCCTGCTTCAAGGGTGGTCGGTGATGAACAAAATCTTCAAAAGTGAAAACACGAACTGA